From a region of the Streptacidiphilus albus JL83 genome:
- a CDS encoding ABC transporter permease — protein sequence MTAATVVRGVAKRLAGAVAVLLGAATVAFVALQLIPGDPVTVMLGPGNAASPAVRAQIRAQFGLNQPVALQYLHYLGNLARGDLGESYQLQRPVSALIGEQLGPTVQLGLAALVLALVLAVAVAVATAGRRPALRAAASLIELLTVSSPSYWIGILLLTAFSFQLHVFPVVGDQGFAALVLPAVTLALPLTGVLAQVLREGLEAALDQPFVVTARARGLSVTAVRLRHALRHAAVPLVTLTGWLTGSLLGGAVLVETVFGRPGIGALVLQATTNKDMPLVIGLVLLSALVFVLLSTLVDLLYLVIDPRLRTG from the coding sequence GTGACCGCCGCCACCGTGGTCAGAGGGGTCGCCAAGCGGCTGGCCGGCGCGGTCGCCGTGCTGCTCGGGGCCGCCACCGTCGCCTTCGTCGCGCTCCAGCTGATACCCGGCGACCCGGTCACGGTGATGCTGGGGCCCGGCAACGCCGCCAGTCCGGCCGTCCGCGCGCAGATCCGGGCGCAGTTCGGACTGAACCAGCCGGTCGCCCTGCAGTACCTGCACTATCTGGGGAACCTCGCCCGGGGCGACCTGGGCGAGTCCTACCAGCTCCAGCGGCCGGTATCGGCGCTGATCGGCGAGCAGCTCGGCCCGACCGTCCAACTCGGACTCGCGGCCCTGGTGCTGGCCCTGGTGCTGGCGGTGGCGGTGGCCGTGGCCACCGCCGGCCGCCGGCCGGCGCTGCGGGCGGCGGCCTCGCTGATCGAGCTGCTGACCGTGTCCAGCCCCTCGTACTGGATCGGCATCCTGCTGCTCACCGCCTTCTCCTTCCAGCTGCACGTCTTCCCGGTCGTCGGCGACCAGGGCTTCGCCGCCCTGGTGCTCCCGGCCGTCACCCTGGCCCTCCCGCTGACCGGGGTGCTGGCCCAGGTGCTGCGGGAGGGGCTGGAGGCGGCGCTCGACCAGCCGTTCGTGGTGACCGCCCGTGCCCGCGGGCTGAGCGTCACCGCCGTCCGGCTGCGGCACGCGCTGCGGCACGCGGCGGTCCCGCTGGTGACCCTCACCGGATGGCTGACCGGCTCGCTGCTCGGCGGTGCGGTGCTGGTGGAGACCGTCTTCGGTCGGCCCGGCATCGGCGCGCTGGTCCTCCAGGCCACCACCAACAAGGACATGCCGCTGGTCATCGGCCTGGTCCTGCTCTCGGCCCTGGTCTTCGTCCTGCTCTCGACCCTGGTCGACCTGCTCTACCTCGTCATCGACCCGCGCCTGAGGACAGGGTGA
- a CDS encoding chitinase translates to MSVSRVVSRFRSRFLAVLSAAVVASGLAVAAPATPAAANGSFVVSEAQFNRMFPGRNPFYTYQGLVGALSAYPGFTTTGSDAVRKREAAAFLANVSHETGGLRYVVEQNKANYSHYCDQGRPYHCPAGPSAYYGRGPLQLSWNYNYKAAGDALHIDLLDNPYQVERDATVSWKTGLWFWNSQTGAGSTTPHNAMVNGRGFGETIRSINGDLECNGKNPDERNDRINLYKRFVADLGTDVGGGNLSC, encoded by the coding sequence ATGTCCGTATCCCGTGTCGTGTCCCGATTCCGGTCCCGCTTTCTGGCCGTGCTGAGCGCCGCGGTGGTGGCGAGCGGCCTGGCGGTCGCCGCTCCGGCGACACCCGCCGCCGCCAACGGGTCCTTCGTGGTCAGCGAGGCGCAGTTCAACCGGATGTTCCCGGGTCGGAACCCCTTCTACACCTACCAGGGCCTGGTAGGCGCGCTGAGCGCCTACCCCGGCTTCACCACCACCGGAAGCGACGCGGTGCGCAAGCGCGAGGCCGCGGCCTTCCTGGCCAATGTGAGCCACGAGACCGGCGGACTGCGGTACGTCGTGGAGCAGAACAAGGCCAACTACAGCCACTACTGCGACCAGGGCCGGCCGTACCACTGTCCGGCCGGCCCGAGCGCCTACTACGGCCGCGGTCCGCTGCAGCTCAGCTGGAACTACAACTACAAGGCGGCCGGTGACGCCCTGCACATCGACCTGCTGGACAACCCGTACCAGGTGGAACGGGACGCCACCGTCTCCTGGAAGACCGGCCTGTGGTTCTGGAACAGCCAGACCGGCGCCGGGTCGACGACCCCGCACAACGCCATGGTCAACGGCAGGGGCTTCGGTGAGACGATCCGCAGCATCAACGGGGACCTGGAGTGCAACGGCAAGAACCCGGATGAGCGCAACGACCGGATCAACCTCTACAAGAGGTTCGTCGCCGACCTGGGCACCGACGTCGGCGGCGGCAATCTCTCCTGCTGA
- a CDS encoding ABC transporter permease, with protein MTELDTAPPAAAAAPPAAPARPTRVRRRRTGRATLYLASAVLLLIVLVAFEPGLFTSASPIDTDPIHALTPPSGAHWFGTDQLGRDIFTRVVYGTRASLLLGSGSTVLAAAGGALLGLAAALGGRVADQVLMRVADILLSLPPILLALLAVTILGSGSVNVMIAIAIAFVPGYARIVRAEALVIRRSGYVEAAVGLGLRRPLLIVRHIVPNALGPMLVLATVGFGSALIAASGLSFLGLGPQPPSPEWGAMLSEGRDFLQTAWWLGIFPGAAITLTALVVNTVGRRAQAGFTRRTAR; from the coding sequence ATGACCGAGCTCGACACCGCGCCCCCGGCGGCGGCAGCGGCGCCGCCGGCCGCGCCCGCCCGGCCGACCCGCGTCCGCCGCCGCCGTACCGGGCGGGCCACCCTGTACCTCGCCTCGGCCGTGCTGCTGCTGATCGTGCTGGTGGCCTTCGAGCCCGGCCTGTTCACCAGCGCCTCGCCGATCGACACCGACCCGATCCACGCACTGACCCCGCCGAGCGGCGCGCACTGGTTCGGCACCGACCAGCTCGGCCGCGACATCTTCACCCGCGTCGTCTACGGCACCCGGGCCTCGCTGCTGCTCGGCAGCGGCTCGACGGTGCTGGCCGCCGCCGGGGGCGCGCTGCTCGGCCTGGCCGCCGCGCTCGGGGGGCGCGTCGCCGACCAGGTGCTGATGCGGGTCGCCGACATCCTGCTGTCGCTGCCGCCGATCCTGCTCGCCCTGCTCGCGGTGACCATCCTCGGCAGCGGCTCGGTCAATGTGATGATCGCCATCGCGATCGCCTTCGTCCCCGGCTACGCCCGGATCGTCCGGGCCGAGGCGCTGGTGATCCGGCGTTCCGGCTATGTCGAGGCGGCCGTCGGGCTCGGGCTCCGCCGACCGCTGCTGATTGTCCGTCATATCGTGCCCAACGCCCTGGGGCCGATGCTGGTCCTGGCCACCGTCGGCTTCGGCTCCGCGCTGATCGCCGCCTCCGGGCTGAGCTTCCTCGGCCTGGGACCCCAGCCGCCCTCGCCCGAGTGGGGCGCGATGCTCTCCGAGGGCCGGGACTTCCTGCAGACCGCCTGGTGGCTGGGGATCTTTCCGGGGGCGGCGATCACCCTCACCGCCCTCGTCGTCAACACCGTCGGCCGCCGCGCGCAGGCCGGCTTCACCCGGAGGACCGCCCGATGA
- a CDS encoding ABC transporter substrate-binding protein, with the protein MPRSSAVRSRSGRIPLLAGSTAVVLLLAACSSSSTADVAKGASSTPVKGGTLTYAIDTEPISFDIQVNQQDVTAAIDRNIVDSLVYEDSSGAFHPWLAKSWTVSKDLKTYTFHLRDDVKFTDGTPFNAAAVKVNFDRIAAPATKSQYAVSLLGPYAGTKVIDDDTVQVSFTKPYAPFLQDASAPQLGFYSPATIAKNGGQLGSGGAVDVGTGPFEFTSYTKGQSAVLTRNPAYDWAPQGDPDQGPAYLDQLVFRFLPQDSTRIGALQSGQVQVASAVPPVDVKALKAQSGLQVLSKTAPGAVYSLMLNASIAPFNDPLVRQAVQRGIDISTDVNSVYFGVYPRAWSPISPATADYDKSLENSWPYDPTLANKLLDEAGWTGRNAAGYRTKDGKQLTVEWPLMPQQFIREQRDILGQAIQADLKKIGIAVDRPRLDIGTYLAKVYGGQESIADYSWASAGPDVLQLYFNSASQPSTGGANATFIKDAQLDALTNAGQATLDPAARAQDYDQVQQRVTNLALDIPIYVETTIDGASDKVHGLTFDPHTWLDFHDTWLGK; encoded by the coding sequence ATGCCCCGATCCAGCGCCGTCCGATCCAGATCGGGACGCATCCCGCTGCTCGCCGGAAGTACGGCTGTGGTCCTGCTCCTTGCCGCCTGCAGCTCCAGCAGCACGGCCGACGTCGCCAAGGGCGCGTCGTCCACGCCGGTGAAGGGAGGCACCCTCACCTACGCCATCGACACCGAGCCGATCTCCTTCGACATCCAGGTCAACCAGCAGGACGTCACCGCCGCCATCGACCGCAACATCGTCGACTCGCTGGTCTACGAGGACAGCAGCGGCGCGTTCCACCCGTGGCTGGCCAAGTCCTGGACGGTGTCCAAGGACCTCAAGACCTACACCTTCCACCTGCGCGACGACGTCAAGTTCACCGACGGCACGCCCTTCAACGCCGCCGCCGTCAAGGTGAACTTCGACCGGATCGCGGCGCCCGCGACCAAGTCGCAGTACGCGGTCAGCCTGCTCGGCCCCTACGCCGGCACCAAGGTCATCGACGACGACACCGTCCAGGTCTCCTTCACCAAGCCCTACGCGCCCTTCCTCCAGGACGCGAGCGCTCCCCAGTTGGGCTTCTACTCGCCGGCCACGATCGCGAAGAACGGCGGCCAGTTGGGCTCCGGCGGTGCGGTCGACGTCGGCACCGGGCCGTTCGAGTTCACCAGCTACACCAAGGGCCAGAGCGCCGTCCTCACCCGCAACCCGGCCTACGACTGGGCGCCGCAGGGCGACCCCGACCAGGGCCCGGCCTACCTCGACCAACTGGTCTTCCGCTTCCTGCCGCAGGACTCGACCCGGATCGGCGCGCTGCAGAGCGGCCAGGTCCAGGTGGCCTCCGCCGTGCCGCCGGTCGACGTGAAGGCGCTGAAGGCGCAGTCCGGACTGCAGGTGCTGTCCAAGACGGCCCCGGGCGCGGTCTACAGCCTGATGCTGAACGCCTCGATCGCCCCCTTCAACGACCCGCTGGTGCGCCAGGCGGTGCAGCGCGGCATCGACATCAGCACCGACGTCAACAGCGTCTACTTCGGCGTCTACCCGCGCGCCTGGAGCCCGATCTCCCCGGCCACCGCCGACTACGACAAGTCCCTGGAGAACAGCTGGCCCTACGATCCGACGCTCGCCAACAAGCTGCTCGACGAGGCCGGTTGGACCGGCCGCAACGCCGCCGGCTACCGCACCAAGGACGGCAAGCAGCTCACCGTCGAGTGGCCGCTGATGCCCCAGCAGTTCATCCGCGAACAGCGTGACATCCTCGGCCAGGCGATCCAGGCCGACCTGAAGAAGATCGGCATAGCGGTCGACCGCCCCCGGCTCGACATCGGCACCTACCTCGCCAAGGTCTACGGCGGCCAGGAGTCCATCGCCGACTACAGCTGGGCCAGCGCCGGACCGGACGTGCTGCAGCTCTACTTCAACAGCGCCAGCCAGCCGTCCACCGGCGGCGCCAACGCGACCTTCATCAAGGACGCCCAGCTCGACGCCCTGACCAACGCGGGCCAGGCGACCCTGGACCCGGCCGCCCGGGCCCAGGACTACGACCAGGTCCAACAGCGGGTCACCAACCTCGCCCTGGACATCCCGATCTACGTCGAGACCACCATCGACGGCGCCTCGGACAAGGTGCACGGGCTCACCTTCGACCCGCACACCTGGCTCGACTTCCACGACACCTGGCTGGGTAAGTGA
- a CDS encoding dipeptide ABC transporter ATP-binding protein, giving the protein MTPPLLTVDGLNVSFGPVRAVREVSFTLDAGECLAVVGESGSGKTVTARTLVGLVGGESTTSARTLDFDGHDLAAQTEKQWRGLRGRRIGLVLQDALVSLDPLRTVGAEVAEPLRVHRLVPRPGIRPRVLELLDGVGIPDPARRAEQYPHQLSGGLRQRALIASAIAGEPQLLIADEPTTALDVTVQAQVLELLDSLRKQGTALLLISHDLSVVGRLADRVAVMYGGRIVETGPTRQVLEQPRHPYTRALLDAVPTTRSRGTRLSAPAGGFPAAEADGCPYAARCAAADDRCRSALPAPDSTGTLCWHPLPARSEAGEAGEAVAVAEPIVRTAAVTATAEAVTVAATVAVAATVVAAAEADVVLEADRITKRYRSPDGSSYDAVREVSFRLHAGETLGLVGESGSGKTTAARIVLGLLEPDEGGVRFAGQPWSGIPERRRRPSRLRIQAVQQDPLGSFDPRFTVERVVGEAVARTGVARGRERRARVAELLDRVGLSAGLLGRRPLELSGGQRQRVAIARALAPGPEVIVCDEPVSALDVSVQAQILDLLADLQRDLGVALLFISHDLGVVRHLSDRVVVMQGGRVVESGEVEAVFSRPTEDYTRELLAAVLA; this is encoded by the coding sequence ATGACGCCGCCCCTGCTCACCGTGGACGGGCTGAACGTCTCCTTCGGCCCGGTCCGCGCCGTCCGTGAGGTCTCCTTCACCCTGGACGCCGGCGAGTGCCTGGCCGTGGTGGGGGAGTCGGGCTCCGGCAAGACCGTCACCGCCCGCACCCTGGTCGGCCTGGTCGGCGGGGAGTCCACCACCAGCGCCCGCACCCTCGACTTCGACGGCCACGACCTGGCCGCGCAGACCGAGAAGCAGTGGCGCGGACTGCGCGGCCGACGCATCGGCCTGGTCCTCCAGGACGCCCTGGTCTCGCTCGACCCGCTGCGCACCGTCGGCGCCGAGGTCGCCGAACCGCTCCGGGTGCACCGGCTGGTGCCGCGCCCCGGGATCCGCCCCCGGGTGCTGGAACTGCTGGACGGCGTCGGCATCCCCGACCCGGCCCGCCGCGCCGAGCAGTACCCGCACCAGCTGTCCGGCGGGCTGCGGCAGCGCGCGCTGATCGCCTCCGCCATCGCCGGCGAGCCGCAGCTGCTGATCGCCGACGAGCCCACCACCGCGCTGGACGTGACCGTCCAGGCGCAGGTGCTGGAACTGCTCGACTCGCTCCGCAAGCAGGGCACCGCACTGCTGCTGATCAGCCATGACCTGTCCGTGGTCGGCCGGCTCGCCGACCGGGTCGCGGTGATGTACGGCGGCCGGATCGTCGAGACCGGGCCGACCCGCCAGGTGCTGGAGCAGCCCCGCCACCCCTACACCCGGGCCCTCCTCGACGCCGTCCCGACCACCCGCAGCCGGGGCACCCGGCTGTCCGCCCCGGCCGGCGGCTTCCCGGCGGCGGAGGCGGACGGCTGCCCCTACGCCGCGCGCTGCGCGGCGGCCGACGACCGCTGCCGCAGCGCGCTGCCCGCGCCCGACTCCACCGGCACGCTCTGCTGGCACCCGCTCCCGGCGCGGAGCGAGGCGGGCGAGGCGGGCGAGGCGGTGGCCGTGGCCGAGCCGATCGTCCGCACCGCCGCCGTCACCGCCACCGCCGAGGCCGTCACCGTCGCCGCCACGGTCGCCGTCGCCGCCACGGTCGTCGCCGCCGCCGAGGCCGACGTGGTGCTGGAGGCGGACCGGATCACCAAGCGCTACCGCTCCCCTGACGGCTCGTCCTACGACGCCGTGCGGGAGGTCTCCTTCCGGCTGCACGCGGGCGAGACCCTGGGGCTGGTCGGCGAGTCCGGGTCGGGCAAGACCACCGCCGCGCGGATCGTGCTCGGCCTGCTGGAACCCGACGAGGGCGGCGTCCGCTTCGCCGGTCAGCCCTGGAGCGGGATCCCGGAGCGTCGCCGCCGACCCTCCCGACTGCGGATCCAGGCGGTCCAGCAGGACCCGCTCGGCTCCTTCGACCCGCGCTTCACCGTGGAGCGGGTCGTCGGCGAGGCCGTCGCCCGGACCGGCGTGGCCCGGGGCCGCGAGCGCCGGGCCCGGGTCGCCGAACTGCTGGACCGGGTCGGCCTGTCGGCCGGACTGCTGGGCCGCAGGCCGCTGGAGCTGTCCGGCGGCCAGCGCCAGCGGGTCGCCATCGCCCGCGCCCTCGCGCCCGGCCCCGAGGTGATCGTCTGCGACGAACCGGTCTCCGCGCTGGACGTCTCGGTCCAGGCGCAGATCCTCGACCTGTTGGCCGACCTCCAGCGCGACCTCGGGGTGGCGCTGCTGTTCATCTCCCACGACCTCGGGGTGGTGCGCCACCTCAGCGACCGGGTCGTGGTGATGCAGGGCGGCAGGGTGGTCGAGTCCGGCGAGGTGGAGGCGGTCTTCTCGCGACCGACCGAGGACTACACCCGTGAGCTGCTGGCGGCGGTCCTCGCATGA